One window from the genome of Ailuropoda melanoleuca isolate Jingjing chromosome 5, ASM200744v2, whole genome shotgun sequence encodes:
- the LOC117802187 gene encoding histone H3.1, with protein MARTKQTARKSTGGKAPRKQLATKAARKSAPATGGVKKPHRYRPGTVALREIRRYQKSTELLIRKLPFQRLVREIAQDFKTDLRFQSSAVMALQEACEAYLVGLFEDTNLCAIHAKRVTIMPKDIQLARRIRGERA; from the coding sequence ATGGCTCGCACAAAGCAGACGGCGCGCAAGTCGACCGGCGGCAAGGCCCCGCGCAAGCAGCTGGCCACCAAGGCGGCCCGCAAGAGCGCGCCGGCCACCGGCGGCGTCAAGAAGCCGCACCGCTACCGGCCCGGCACGGTGGCCCTGCGCGAGATCCGGCGCTACCAGAAGTCCACCGAGCTGCTGATCCGCAAGCTGCCGTTCCAGCGGCTGGTGCGCGAGATCGCGCAGGACTTCAAGACCGACCTGCGCTTCCAGAGCTCGGCCGTGATGGCGCTGCAGGAGGCGTGCGAGGCCTACCTGGTGGGGCTCTTCGAGGACACCAACCTGTGCGCCATCCACGCCAAGCGCGTCACCATCATGCCCAAGGACATCCAGCTGGCGCGCCGCATCCGCGGGGAGAGGGCGTAA
- the LOC100480781 gene encoding histone H2A type 1-D — translation MSGRGKQGGKTRAKAKTRSSRAGLQFPVGRVHRLLRKGNYSERVGAGAPVYLAAVLEYLTAEILELAGNAARDNKKTRIIPRHLQLAIRNDEELNKLLGKVTIAQGGVLPNIQAVLLPKKTESHHKAKGK, via the coding sequence ATGTCTGGCCGTGGAAAGCAGGGGGGTAAAACCCGAGCTAAGGCTAAGACACGCTCCTCGAGGGCCGGTCTCCAGTTCCCGGTGGGCCGTGTACACCGCTTGCTCCGCAAGGGCAACTATTCGGAGCGGGTCGGTGCCGGCGCGCCCGTGTACCTGGCGGCCGTGCTGGAGTACTTGACTGCCGAGATCCTGGAGCTGGCGGGCAACGCGGCCCGCGACAACAAGAAGACGCGCATCATCCCGCGCCACCTGCAGCTGGCCATCCGCAACGACGAGGAGCTCAACAAGCTGCTGGGCAAAGTCACCATCGCTCAGGGCGGTGTCCTGCCCAACATCCAGGCCGTGTTGCTGCCCAAGAAGACCGAGAGCCACCACAAGGCGAAGGGGAAGTAA
- the LOC109491083 gene encoding histone H2B type 1-B, protein MPEPSKSAPAPKKGSKKAITKAQKKDGKKRKRSRKESYSIYVYKVLKQVHPDTGISSKAMGIMNSFVNDIFERIAGEASRLAHYNKRSTITSREIQTAVRLLLPGELAKHAVSEGTKAVTKYTSSK, encoded by the coding sequence ATGCCTGAGCCTTCGAAATCTGCTCCGGCCCCGAAGAAGGGTTCCAAAAAAGCCATCACTAAGGCGCAGAAGAAGGACGGCAAGAAGCGCAAGCGCAGCCGTAAAGAGAGCTATTCCATCTACGTGTACAAGGTGCTGAAGCAGGTGCACCCCGACACCGGCATCTCGTCCAAGGCCATGGGCATCATGAACTCGTTCGTCAACGACATCTTCGAGCGCATCGCGGGCGAGGCGTCGCGCCTGGCGCATTACAACAAGCGCTCGACCATCACGTCCAGGGAGATCCAGACGGCCGTGCGCCTGCTGCTGCCCGGGGAGCTGGCCAAGCACGCCGTGTCCGAGGGCACCAAGGCCGTCACCAAGTACACCAGCTCCAAGTGA